A genome region from Macaca nemestrina isolate mMacNem1 chromosome 20, mMacNem.hap1, whole genome shotgun sequence includes the following:
- the LOC105499785 gene encoding zinc finger protein 429 isoform X2 → MYHCDIYVKVFYAFSNSDRYKTRLTGKKPFQCKKCDKSFCMLSQLTQHKIIHIRENTYRCKEFGNAFNQSSTLINHKRIYVGEKHYKCEECGKAFNHYSTLTNHKRVHTGEKPYKCKECGKAFSRYSTLTTHKRIHSGEKPYKCDECGKTFSISSTFTKHKIIHTEEKPYTCKECGKAFNRSSTLTSHKRIHTGEKPYKCEECGKAFNWSSTLTKHKAIHTGEKPYKCEECGKAFNQSSRLTRHKQIHTGEKPYKFEECGRVFTCSSTLTQDKKIHTGEKPYNCEECGKVFTCSSTLTRHKRIHTEEKPYKCNECGKAFNRSSHLTSHKRIHTGEKPYKCEECGKAFKQSSNLNSHKKIHTGEKPYKCEECGKAFILSSRLNQHKKIHTGEKPYKCEECGKAFNRSSRLTQHKKIHTGEKPYKCQQCDKAFTHSSNLSSHKKIHTGEKPYKCEECGKSFNRSSRLTQHKKIHTREKPYKCEECAKAFTRSSRLTQHKKIHRLGVVAHACNPSTLGGRGGQITRSGDRDHPG, encoded by the coding sequence ATGTATCACTGTGATATATATGTAAAAGTATTTTATGCATTTTCAAATTCAGATAGATATAAGACACGACTTACTGGAAAGAAACCTTTCCAATGTAAAAAATGTGACAAATCATTTTGCATGCTTTCACAACTAACTCAACATAAGATTATTCACATTAGAGAGAATACCTACAGATGTAAAGAATTTGGCAATGCCTTTAATCAGTCCTCAACCCTTATTAACCATAAGAGAATTTATGTTGGTGAGAAAcactacaaatgtgaagaatgtggcaaagcattTAACCACTACTCAACCCTTACTAACCATAAGagagttcatactggagagaaaccatacaaatgtaaagaatgtggcaaagcctttagcaGGTACTCAACCCTTACTACCCATAAAAGGATTCATTCTGGAGAGAAGCCCTACAAATGTGATGAATGTGGCAAAACCTTTAGCATATCCTCAACCTTTActaaacataagataattcatactgaaGAGAAACCCTACAcatgtaaagaatgtggcaaagcctttaaccgGTCCTCAACCCTTACTAGCCATAAGAGAATacatactggtgagaaaccctacaaatgtgaagaatgtggcaaagcctttaactgGTCTTCAACTCTTACTAAACATAAGgcaattcatactggagagaagccctacaaatgtgaagaatgtggcaaagcttttaaccagTCCTCAAGACTTACTCGACATAAacaaattcatactggagagaaaccctacaaatttGAAGAATGTGGCAGAGTTTTTACCTGTTCCTCAACACTTACTCAAGacaagaaaattcatactggagagaaaccctacaactgtgaagaatgtggcaaagttTTTACCTGTTCCTCTACACTTACTagacataagagaattcatactgaagagaaaccctataagtgtaatgaatgtggcaaagcttttaaccgGTCCTCACACCTTACTAGCCataaaagaattcatactggagagaaaccctacaaatgtgaagaatgtggcaaagcctttaagcAGTCCTCAAACCTTAACAGTCATaaaaaaattcatactggagagaaaccctacaaatgtgaagaatgtggcaaagcttttatcCTGTCCTCAAGACTTAAtcaacataagaaaattcatactggagagaaaccttacaaatgtgaagaatgtggcaaagcttttaaccgGTCCTCAAGACTTACtcaacataagaaaattcatactggagagaaaccctacaaatgtcaACAATGTGACAAAGCTTTTACCCACTCCTCAAACCTTAGCAgtcataagaaaattcatactggagagaaaccctacaaatgtgaagaatgtggcaaatcTTTTAATCGATCCTCAAGACTTACtcaacataagaaaattcatactagAGAGAAgccttacaaatgtgaagaatgtgccAAAGCTTTTACCCGGTCTTCAAGACTTACccaacataagaaaattcataggctgggcgtggtggctcacgcctgtaatcccagcactttgggaggccgaggtgggcagatcacgagatcaggagatcgggaccatcctggctaa